CCGGCGTCAAGTTCAACTGGAGGTGCGTATGGAAATGTACGGGTGGAAAGCACCGTTTCCCGTCGGCGTGGTGTGGTATGTGCCCCACagggagcagccgcagcccccgcgGTTTGTTGTCCCCCCAAAATGGGTGCCTGCCCGCTACAGcccttagcagggcctgttgtgacaggacaaggggtgatggtttaaactgaaggagggagattcaggctggacacgaggaaggaatggttgccctgagggtggtgagagcctggcccaggttgggcagagagggggtggatgaaccatccctggagacatcccaggccaggctggacggggctctgagcaacctgagctggtgcagatgtccctgtcatggcagggggggcactggggagccgaGAAGGTCCCTCTagcacaaaccattctgtgattctgctgggCAACTCAGGGCTGTTCTGTTCTGTGGCTGGGGTGCCACATACCGAGGGACTGACTGTTTTCCACTGAGCTCTGGAGGTTCATTCACTAACGGTGACAATAACTCTCCCTGCTCTATTCCAGAACAATTAAAGAGAAGCGCGACGCCTACGTGAGGCGCCTGAACGAGATCTATGAAAACAACCTCAAGAAGGTGAGGATGCATTTATCCCACCAGCCGAGCAGGGAAGCTCTGCTGGATTTTTGGCCACTTTTCCAGCCCTAacagctcctctcctctcctctcctctcctctcctctcctctcctctcctctcctctcctctcctctcctctcctctcctctcctctcctctcctctcctctcctctcctctcctctcctctcctctcctctcctctcctctcctctcctctcctctcctctcctctcctctcctctcctctcctctcctctcctctcctctcctctcctctcctctcctctcctctcctctcctctcctctcctctcctctcctctcctctcctctcctctcctctcctctcctctcctctcctctcctctcctctccctcctctcctctcagGCTCACATCGACATCATCCATGGCTATGGCAAATTCACCGCCGATCCCGAGCCGACCGTGGAAGTCAACGGGAAGAAGTACACGGCTCCTCACATCCTCATTGCCACGGGCGGGCGCCCGGCCGTCCCCCCCGACTGCGAAATTCCCGGTGAGCCGGACAAAACTCCCCGCTCTGCCCAAGCCGGCGGGTTTGGGGGTGTTGGTGGGAAGGGGGTGCTGGTGGGGCACGTTCTCCTCCCAAGGGGTGTGAAAGGAGCTTTGCTCGGCAGGTGCCAGCCTGGGAATGACCAGCGACGGCTTCTTCGAGCTGGAGGAGCTGCCGAGGTAAGGGGGCTCATCCCCCCGGCCGCCGCGGGCCCCACTCGCCTGCCCACGCCGTCGCCCTCTCCGCAGGCGCAGCGTGGTTGTCGGCGCCGGCTACATCGCGGTGGAGATCGCGGGGATCCTGTCCACGCTGGGCTCCAAGTCCTCCCTGCTGATCCGCCACGACAAGGTAGTGCACCCTGTCCCCCCGCATCCCGGCCCCTCGGGGGGCTGCTGCAGCGGAGCTTCTGGGGGGTCGTTTTTTGGCCCTTGAGGCTGTAAAGGAGGGTCCGAGCCAGCTCCGGGTCGGGAGGGTGGAGGTGGCAGGAGGCTGTTGGGTGTACGGAGGGTTCTGGGGGGATGGATGGGGCATTTCTGGGCAGACGAAGAGCGCCGGTTTGCCAGTGTCTGTCAGCCAGCAGCgtggccttgtggccaagaggccaggggtacctggggtgccttaggacgagtgtggccagcaggtcaggggGGTTGTCCAGCCACTCTGCTCTgcgcatctggagttctgtgcccagttctgggctgcccagtttaagaaggacaagggattactggagagaatccagcgcagGGACACAAaagtgctgaggggtctggagcatctggGGTTGAACTctatgggcttcaactctgccaggggaaattgaggctggagattagacagcagttctgtgcagagagagtggtcagcattggaatggctgcccagggaggtgggggaCTCACCGGCCCGGGAGGTGTTttaactgagactggacatggcactgagtgccttgatctggtcagtggactggagttggaccaagggttggactggatgagctctgagggcttttccaacccagtccattctgcgattctgtgatctttGTGCCAAGAAaagacagagagctggggctgttgagctggagaagctgagagggatgtgatcaatgatcaatatctcagggtgggtgtcagaggatggagcagactctgctcagcggtgcccagcgccagggtgaggggcaacgggcacagactgaaacacaggaggctccatctgaacatgagcagaaacgtctttgctgggaggtgccagagcctggcccaggctgcccagagcgggtgtggagtctccttctctgagacattcaaacccgcctggatccacctgtgtgatctgctctgtgaccctgcgtgacctactctgtgaccctgcgtgacctgctctgtgaccctgcgtgacctgctctggtgaccctgcgtgatctgctctgtgaccctgcgtgatctgctctggtgaccctgtgtgatctgctctgtgaccctgcgtgatctgctctggtgaccctgcgtgatctgctctggtgaccctgcgtgacctgctctgtgaccctgcgtgaccAACTCTGTGACcccgtgtgatctgctctgtgaccctgcgtgacctgctctgtgaccctgcgtgacctgctctgtgaccctgtgtgatctgctctgtgaccctgcgtgacctgctctgtgaccctgtgtgatctgctctgtgaccctgtgtgatctgctctgtgaccctgtgtgagcaggtgggctggggatctgcagaggtcccttcagccccaaccAGCCCGTGATTCTGTGCCTCGGTGCTGCCAGCGTAGTTTCGGCAGCACCCGCCTGCTTGCCGGGTGTCTCTGCAGCCGTGCGTGCACCGCACCCCCCTCCTTGAGCTTTACTTTGTGTCACGACTTGAAAAACAGAAGATGAAAGAACAAGCAGAGAACAGGTTTATCATTAACCAGAAACACCGCAGGCGTCGCAGGGCCTGCCCGGGGCTCGGGCGCAGGGAAACGCTGCTGGACGGGGCTGATGGGTGGTGCCTCCTTCATCTGATGGGGCTGGGGTCCCTTTCCAGGTCCTGAGGACGTTCGACTCGTTGATCAGCTCCAACTGCACCCAGGAGCTGGAGAACACGGGGGTGGAGGTCTGGAAGCACACCAAGGTAGGGGCGTGCGGAGCCCGCTGTCCCATCGCTCCTGGTGCACGGGGCTGGGAAAAGCCAGAGGTTCGGGCCGCCCCTGTTGTTCCCCGCAGGTCAAGGCGGTCACCAAGTCCCCCCAGGGGCTGCTGGATGTGACAGTGACCTCCGCGGTGCCCGGCCGGAAGCCGACGGAGGGGACGATCCGCGACGTGGACTGCCTGCTCTGGGCGGTGGGCCGGGAGCCCAACACCCCCGGGCTTGGCCTGGACCACGTGGTGAGACGGCAGTGGGTGTGCTCGTGGGTCTAGGGGGGGCCCACGTGTCTTTGGGGTCCcacgggtctccaggggtcccacaGGTCTTTGGAGTTCCCACAGGTCTCCGGGGGTCCCACAGGTCTTTGGGGTTCCCGTGGGTCTCCAGGGCTCCCACAGGTCTCTGAGGGTCCCATGGGTGTTTGGGGTACCTgtgggtctccaggggtcccacaGGTCTTTGGGATTCCTATAGGTGTCTGGGTGTCCCACAGGTCTCTGAGGGTTCCATGGATGTTTGGGGTCCCCGTGGGTCTCCAGGGGGTCCCATGGGTCTTCAGGGGTCCCACGGGTCTTCAGGGGCATCTCATGGATCTCTGGGGTTCCCATGGGTCTCTAAGGGTCCCACAGGTCtttggggttcctatgggtgtcTGGGTGTCCCACAGGTCTCTGGGTGTCCCACAGGTCTCTGGGTGTCCCACTGGTCTCTAGGAGTCCCACAGGTCTCTGGGGGTCCCACAGTCTTTGGGGTTCCCATGCATCTGTAGGTGTCCCAGAGGTCTCTGGGTGTCCCACAGGTCTCTGGGTTTCCCACAGGTCTTTGGGGTTCCTGTGGGTCTCCAGGGCTCCCACAGGTCTCTGAGGGTCCcatgggtgtttggggtccctgtgggtctccaggGGGTCCCATGGGTCTCCAGGGGGTCCCACAGGTCTTCAGGGGCATCTCACGGATCTCTGGGGTTCCCATGGGTCTCTAGGGGTCCCACAGGTCtttggggttcctatgggtgtcTGGGTGTCCCACTGGTCTCTGGGGTTCCCACTGGTCTCTGGGGCTCCCCTGGGTCTCCGGAGCTTGCCATGGGATGGTgctccccccacgtccccccatctgGGCACACGGTGGCCGCAGGGCCGGTTCCCCGCGCATGTGGCCAGTGTCACGTCCCGCGTGCCGAGCTGGCCACCATTTCTCGTGGCAGGGCGTGCAGGTGGACGCCAAGGGCCACGTGGTGGTGGACGAGTACCAGAACACCACCAGGAGAGGGATCTACGCCATCGGGGACGTCTGCGGGAGAGCGCTCCTCACCCCCGGTACCGCAGCCATACTGCTGTCCCCGTGCAGCCCCCCGCCCCCATACAGAGCCATCCACGTCCCGGTGTGGCTCAGGCTCCCCGTCCCTCCCCGCAGTGGCCATCGCGGCGGGCAGGAAGCTGGCACACCGGCTCTTCGAGGCCAAGCCGGAGTCCCGGCTGGACTACCACAACATCCCCACCGTCGTCTTCAGCCACCCGCCCATCGGCACCGTGGGCCTCACCGAAGGTGGGGACGGGCAGGGCggggggacaaggatggggacatggtggcccagagctgctggtttGGTGCTggatttgggcccctcacgccaagaaagacttgaggtgctggagcgagcggagagaagggaacggagctggtgaggggctggagcacaagtgtgatgggagcggctgagggagctgggggttcagctggagaacaggagctgaggggagaccttctcagctcaagttgcgccaggggaggttgaggttggatttaggaacaattccttccccaaagggctgtgggggcattggaacaggctgcccagggcagtgctggagtcaccagccctggagggttggacagacggacatgaggttctcaggacacggggcagtgccaggggtggggtaatggttggactccatgattctgagggtctcttccaacctaaatggttcaatgattctatgaaaggatCTGATGTCCAACCACCTGTCTGAGCCTTGCGAAATGTGCTTGGGCTCCCTGTCCATAAACACCTCATGGATACGGTGCATCCCCAGGACCTACATGTCGTGTCTTCTGCTGCAGATGAAGCCGTGGCTGCACATGGGAAGGAAAACGTGAAGATCTACAGCACGTCCTTCACCCCCTTGTACCACGCCGTCACCCAGAGGAAGGTGAAGTGCGTCATGAAGCTGGTGTGTGTCGGCAAGGAGGAGAAGGTGCGTGGAGGGGACCGGGGCCACAGCAGGGAAGTGGCAGGGCTGTCCTCTTGTCCCCAGCTGGCCCGCTCTGACCTGCTCAGACCAGGTTTTGGGCCAGGAtccagctcccccagcaccgAACCCACCGATGCTGGGTCCCACCCGGGCTCTCTCTTCTCCCCCAAAGGTGGTGGGATTGCACATGCAAGGGCTGGGCTGCGACGAAATGCTGCAGGGCTTCGCCGTGGCCATCAAGATGGGGGCCACCAAGGCCGACTTCGACAACACCGTCGCCATTCACCCCACTTCCGCGGAGGAGCTGGTGACGCTGCGCTGAGCCGGTGGGCGCCAGCAGCCCCGGGGAcgccagcagcagctgggaaaaggTTTTGTGTatgtctgaagaaaaataaaatgccttaAGTTGGGTTGCCTGGAGAGCCACGTGTCTGTAGAATCGGCACGGCTTGGTTCGGAGTGGAGAGCAAACACAGTGGTGCTGGTGGGTCTGTGTCTCTGGCTTCAGGGTGACAGCGGAGGGGGCCGGCATGGCCCCTCGCGTGCTTTGGGTGCTCAGAGCGGCTGTTTGGCTCTGTTGAGAATCCATCCCAGATGGGAAAACACCAGCGGGCACAAaatccctgcccagccctcccaGCCCCGGCAGTGGGCGTTTAAATAGCGTAGTCAGCTCCCAGGGGCTCACGTACAAGCAAAAGCCCAAATATGACGGGCAGCCTCAGTTATCTGTGTCAGGATTGAAAGAAGAAGGGTTTGCAAGGCCCATTGCGgtctgaaacacagaaggttttCCCTGGGTTTGCCACAGACCATCGTCAAGCACACGAGAGGAGGAACCGGAGAGAATTCAAACCTCATCGCTCCATTTTAATCCATGGTGACTTCAGCCCCTCTGTTCACACACTGGGAGGGCATTTGGTCGGTGGTTTTTCTCATTCTAAATCACAACTAAGGCCACTTTATTTTAAGACATATTTTAGAGTGTTTGAGGGGTTTGCCCTGTACTTCACAAATTGAGAACTTGTCAAAGTGTCTGAAAAAAGAGTCAGGGACACACGGGGGGCTGAGTGGCCACAGAAACTCCTTTTTTGAGGAAACAGCACTAAAGCAGCGGAGCCCCGGGTGTCCCGGGAATGAGGGGGACGGGCTGGGGGACCCGGGCTgcggcagagccgggagctgaGGGACCCTCGGCTGGGCAGGGGAACGTGAGGGGGGACAGCGGGCTCGGGGCTGGGAGGTTCGTTTtggggcgggggcggcagcgacaGGAGCTGTGCCACGAGGGGGAGAGCGAAGCGGGAACACGAACCGGGGCTGCCCGGGGGTCGTTCCCGTGTGACTCCCCCTGTGACAGTCCCGGCCCCGCTGTCCCTGCCCCGGCTGCGGTGCCGCCGAACGGACACGAGATGGCGCTGCGCTCTGCAGGGCCGCGCGGTGTCCGCCAGGCGGCGCCATCCCGGGCTGCGGGGGGGGCGGGACGGACTGGGAGGGGGCGAGGCCGAGGTAAGAGGGGGCGGGGCGGAGatgcgagggggcgtggccaaccCGCTCGGCCGCGCCCCGAGCGCAGCTGAGCCCGCAGCGGGGCCGCGGTGCCCGGTTTCCATGGGGTCGGTGCTGTGCCGCGTTTGTTCGGTGCGTTCCCCTGTGTGTCTGGTTGCCGTTGGTGCCTCGTTTGTTTCCCGTCAGCGCAGCCGAGCCCGCAGCGAGGACGCGCTGGACACGGACACGGCGTGAAGGTgcgtggggccggggggcggctgagcctggggggaggggacacccccggttggggggcggctgctggggctgcaatCGTCCCCTCTCTCCGCAGGAGCTCCAGGTGCCTGCGGGCAGGTCCCGGACAGAGGCAGCGGCGGGCAAGGGTTAAAACCTACAATGGCTTCAATAAAGGGGTGGTGGAAAGTGTCCGCATGTCGCCGTGGTCCTTACgggtccctcctgtcaccagcccggggtgggggggtcaggccGAGCCGTGCCCTGAGCtccccccagcccatcccacACCAGCGACTCTTCCCAGACACCTTaccccaccccctccccgaaGCGGGGACCCGGGTCCTCCCCGCCAGGTGAATGGGACACGGGAAGCTGTCACCGGTCCCGGGGGCTGCGGTGCCGCCGAAAGACCACCGGGTGGCGCTGCGCTCTGCAGTGCCGCGCTGTGTCCGCCAGGCGGCGCCACTGTGCGGGACGGAGGGGCGGGGTCGAGGGCGGGGCCTAGGGGCGGGGCCGAGGTGTGCCGGACCGAGAGGGGCGGGGCCAAGCCGCGCACGGACGCGCCCCGCGAGCGCAGCTGAGCCCGCGGTCACGTGACGCGGCGGTCCCCCGAGGCTTCAAAAGCTCCCccgggccgccagggggcgcctcTCCGGCGGGCGCACGCGCAGAGGCGGGAGCGGGTCCCGGTGCGGGCTCTGCCCGGCGGGGGCTCTGCCGGgcccggggcagctgctgccgggggagctgCTTCCActcggcggggccgcggggcggcTCTGGGCCCTGCACGGAGCCGGGCTCGGACCGGAGCCCCTTTGGTCCCGGTCCCGAGCGCTGCGGCGGGAGCAGAGGCTCATCCCGGCGCCGGGCGAGGAGCCAGCACGGCCCCGAGGCGGCGAGGACGTGCCCGGTGAGTGTCCCGGGggcgcggggagcggggctgtgctCGGGGCTTCGcccctcgtcctgctgcaggccgGGGAGGGGGCTCCCGTCCCCCGGTAGGGCTCCCCCGGGGCTGGAGGCtgctgggggtgcggggggggcccCGCGGTTCtgagccggggccgggccgggctggggggtgTTCGGGGAGGCGGCAGCGGGCGCTGGGGGGTCCGGCCAGAGCCGCTGGCCCCGCTGGGCTGGTGGGGGCCGGGGGCTTTGGCCGCGGGGGTTtctgctccagctcggcctggggGGCCGGGTTGTGGCCCCGTTTGTGGGTTCTGCAACCGTTTTGTTGTTCGGGGGTCTGTGGGTTTGGGGTCTGCACCTTTTGTTTTTTGGCTTGTGCCACTTTTGTTGCTGCATTGTGCACtcgtggtttttggggtttttgcaCCCGTGGTTTTGGGGTTTCTGCACCtgttgtgtttgagtttgttcAGCTGTTGCTTTTTTGGTTTCTGCACCTGTTGGTTTTGCTGTGTGCCCCCATATTATTTGTTGGGTGCAGCTGTTTTATTGGTAGTGACCACTTTTTATTGGGTTTGTGCTTGTGCCCTCATTTGTTCAGTGTGTTTTTTCACTTTGTGTTTGTGCCTCTTGTGTTTCACATGAAGTTTGTGTGTGGCTGCAGTTGAGTTCTGGTTCTGATTTCTCTCTCTGGTCTctttcagctccagctccagtCTGTGCAGCTTCCAGCTTGTTTGTGGttccagctcctctccagctgctTCTGGTTCCAGTTCTGCTCCAGCTCCAGTTCAGCTTGTGCTTGTTCCAATGAGCTTGGCTTTGGGCCAGATCGTAAATCAATCACTGTCACAAGCTGCATATGAATATGACCTGTCATAATTAATCATGAATAAAGATGAACTAATTATCTAATAACGAGTCCAGTGGTTGAACAGTCCTTGAACAAAAGGagtaaaaaaaggggggaaaatcaCTTTTCGCGCCAGAAACTAAGTCCAACACCTGAAACAGCCTGGTGCATGCCAGCGTCCGAGCATTTGGGGGCCAGGGCGTCCGGACCCCCCCCCTCCGGAGGGGGTCCCCCCTGCCTGGCCCCccaccctgctcctccccagcctcCCACTGCTGCCCACCCCCCTGCCCAGCgccccaccagcccctgcccaagGGGCCAACCCGGCCCCTGGGTTTGAGCCCAGGAACAGCGACTGGGTCTCTGTTCCTGAGCCCAAAGCCCAGGCCTCGGCCCCAGGAGCCCCTTTCCCAGTCCCGAGAACGCAGCTCAGGCTCCGTTCTCAGGGCTGGGAAATGCCCTGCTGGCTCGGGGCTCCAGTTGCACAAGCACCCACGGAGCCCACAACCCCAGCGAACCCAACCCCGCGTGTGGTGTCGGGAGCCCCAGCGGTGTCGGGCGGTGCTTGAGAACTGGCTGGGGGGACCCGCGGAGCGGGCCCGGCCCCGTGTGGCCGCGGGCGGCTCGGCCGGGGACGGGGGGCGCCGGGCTCCGGCCCTCCGGGCTTTATTCCGCCCCGGCGCCCCGAGCCccgcggctgcggctgctgctccgcgGAGCCGCCCGGGCACCGGCTGCCCTCGCCCACCCGCCTCCGCCCCGAgaccccccggccccgcgctcccAGCCCCGACCCCCGGCGCGGCCGCGCCCGGGCCGAGCTCCCCGCACCTCACCTGGGCCCCACCGGGAGAGCCCGGAcgggccgctgccgcccccgcacGCACCGAGAAACCCGAACAAATCGAAACGCGCGCCTTAAAtaccctcggccccgccccgcgcacgcgccctgggcccgcccgccccgcccctcacACCTgtgctggccccgccccgcccctcacaCCTgtgctggccccgccccgcccaagTGCGCATGCGCCACCAGGCCCCGCCCCTCGCAcctgcgctggccccgccccggccAGGTGCGCTGCATTTCCGGCCCGCCCCGCGCACGCGCCGCCTCTTCTTCCGGCACAACCGCGGCGGTTCCGCTCCAGGCGGACGCTGGGAACGGACCGGGCGCTCCGGGAGAACCATCGAGCGGGACGCggcgctgcagccccagcccggcccgggggcGGTGAGCTTGGGCTGCGGCTGGAACCGGGGACGGGTCTCGCGGGGACCGGGGCTGTGGCTCTGCCGGGGCTGTTGCCGGCCCAGGAGTCCCGGCCCCGGGCTCCGCTGCTTCCCGGGCGGCCGGGGCCGGAGGCTTCCACTTCCCCGAGCGCCCGGAGTTCGAGTCTGGCCTCCCCGGCCCCGTCCCGGCGGgcatgagcagcagcagcagcgctggaACCGAGCCGGGAGCGGCCGGAGCTCCGGGGCTCAAGTGCCGCGTTCCCCCGCGGCTGCTGCCGGGCCGGGCTGCCGGGGACACCCCGGGAAGGCTGGAGCCACCGgcggccctggggctgccccggcACCGTCTGCCCGGACCCGCCGCACAGCTCGGGGCCGCCGGGGCCCGAACGGGGCTCCCGAGCCCCCGAACACCGACCGAGGAGGGGAAGGGGTGTCTCGGCTCTCACAGCCCTTCGGGCCCTGCACCCACCCCGGACACACCCGGGCGGCTCCGGGCTGAGCCCCGAACAAAAGCGCCCAAGTGAGTTGCATTTCAAGCACCCAAAACACAGGACTTGGTGTCTGACCCATCCATGGCCACATGAGCCTCGTGGCAACCACAGGAACAcggggctgagtctcctccttcAGCCCCAGACCTGCCCCACTAACACGGGTCCCAAGCCTTCCACAGACAGCACTTTGTTTCCGGCCGCGCACAGGCCAAATGAGCCTGGTGAtcagtgcacacacacatggagcagtctctgtgacccagaatCACAACTTAGTTTTTGTTGGTTAGCCCCCCAAATTCACAACTTAGTCTCTGTGACTCAGATTCACCACTTGGTCTCAGTTTGTGTGTCCCCCCAATTAATGACTTAGTCTCTTTTTTGTGAGCCCCCCAATTCAAGACTTAGTCTCTGTTTGTGACCCAGACTCACGACTCAGTCTCTATTTGTGAGTCCCACAATTCACAACTTAGTGTCTGTCCCTGAGCCCTCCCTCTGGCCAAATGTACTCACTGTCCAGCCCCAACTGCAGGACTTGGACTAAGTCATGAATGGTGGGACTCACAAAAAAGAGACTAAGTCATTAATTGGGGGCACGCACAAACCAGGACCAAGTGCTGAATCTGGGTCACAGATATTAAGTCGTGAATTGGGGGGGCTCACAAACAGAGACTAAGTCCTAAATCTGGGTCCCAGAGACTAAGTCGTGAATTGTGGGGCTCAGAAAcagagactaagtcatgaatCTGGGTCACGGAGCTGTGTGTTGTGGTGTTGATTAAAACAGAGACTAAGTGGTGACTCTGGGTTACAGAGACTGCTCCATGTGTGTGCGCACTGATACCCGGGCTCATTTGGCCTGTGTGGGGCTGGAAACAAAGTGCTGTGTGTGGAAGGCTGGGGACCCGTGTTACTGGGGCAGGTCTGGGGCTGAAGGAGAAGACTCAGCCCCGTGTTCCTGTGGTTGCCACGAGGCTCATGTGGCCATGGATGGGTCAGACACCAAGTCCTGTGTTTTGGGTGCTTGAAATGCAACTCACTTGGGCGCTTTTGTTCGGGGCTCAGCCCGGAGCCGCCCGGGTGTGTCCGGGGTGGGTGCAGGGCCCGAAGGGCTGTGAGAGCCGAGACGCCCCTTCCCCTCCTCGGTCGGTGTTCGGGGGCTCGGGAGCCCCGTTCGGGCCCCGGCGGCCCCGAGCTGTGCGGCGGGTCCGGGCAGACGGTgccggggcagccccagggccgcCGGTGGCTCCAGCCTTCCCGGGCTGTCCCCGGCAGCCCGGCCCGGCAGCAGCCGCGGGGGAACGCGGCACTTGAGCCCCGGAGCTCCGGCCGCTCCCGGCTCGGTtccagcgctgctgctgctgctcctgccgccGGGACGGGGCCGGGGAGGCCAGACTCGGACTCCGGGCGCTCGGGGAAGCGGAAGCCTCCAGCCCCGGCCGCCCGGGAAGCAGCGGAGCCCGGGGCCGGGACTCCCGGGCCGGCAgcagccccggcagagccgcaGCCCCGGTCCCCGCGAGACCCGTCCCCGGTTCCAGCCGCAGCCCAAGCTCACcgcccccgggccgggccggggctgcagcGCCGCGTCCCGCTCGATGGTTCCCCCGGAGCGCCCGGTCCGTTCTCAGCGTCCGCCTGGA
This genomic stretch from Patagioenas fasciata isolate bPatFas1 chromosome 4, bPatFas1.hap1, whole genome shotgun sequence harbors:
- the GSR gene encoding glutathione reductase, mitochondrial yields the protein MAAAAYELLVLGGGSGGLAGARRAAELGARVALVEPLRLGGTCVNVGCVPKKVMWNAAVHAEFVHDHADYGFETAGVKFNWRTIKEKRDAYVRRLNEIYENNLKKAHIDIIHGYGKFTADPEPTVEVNGKKYTAPHILIATGGRPAVPPDCEIPGASLGMTSDGFFELEELPRRSVVVGAGYIAVEIAGILSTLGSKSSLLIRHDKVLRTFDSLISSNCTQELENTGVEVWKHTKVKAVTKSPQGLLDVTVTSAVPGRKPTEGTIRDVDCLLWAVGREPNTPGLGLDHVGVQVDAKGHVVVDEYQNTTRRGIYAIGDVCGRALLTPVAIAAGRKLAHRLFEAKPESRLDYHNIPTVVFSHPPIGTVGLTEDEAVAAHGKENVKIYSTSFTPLYHAVTQRKVKCVMKLVCVGKEEKVVGLHMQGLGCDEMLQGFAVAIKMGATKADFDNTVAIHPTSAEELVTLR